Proteins found in one Dermacentor silvarum isolate Dsil-2018 chromosome 8, BIME_Dsil_1.4, whole genome shotgun sequence genomic segment:
- the LOC119460772 gene encoding cuticle protein 10.9-like encodes MQKFVILLACICVAAAQRGFTPVENYPPIPYSFNYANQDAEGSHTHEESGDGNGRVQGRYTLSLADGRTRTVTYTADENGYRAEVVTNEQGTESKNPADVVIQSSALPGPEAAIANEPNRLRG; translated from the exons ttcgtTATCCTTCTGGCCTGCATCTGCGTTGCC GCCGCACAGCGGGGCTTCACGCCGGTGGAGAACTACCCGCCGATCCCGTACTCCTTCAACTACGCCAACCAGGACGCCGAGGGCTCGCATACGCACGAAGAGAGCGGCGACGGCAACGGACGAGTCCAGGGCCGCTACACCCTCTCGCTGGCCGACGGCCGCACACGTACCGTCACCTACACGGCCGACGAGAACGGCTACCGCGCCGAGGTCGTCACCAACGAGCAGGGCACCGAGTCCAAGAACCCCGCCGACGTCGTGATCCAGTCGAGCGCCCTGCCGGGACCCGAGGCCGCCATCGCCAACGAGCCCAACCGCCTGAGGGGCTAG